The DNA window TCACATATTTTTAAATAAATAAGGATAAAATTCCAGACACTTGAAAATCAGTCTAAACCCTATATCATGAAAAAATTTTTTCTTTCCATTGTATGCCTCCTGATGGGTATCGCATCCTATGCGCAGCACATCTACCAGATACGCGCTGACAGTGTGCGTATCTACAATACCTGCGATACAGCGGAACTGATCCTGGAAAACCATACCCAGGACACATTGGGTTTCCTCTTCAACAAATGGAAGGGACGGACCGAATTCCGTAAGCTCCGGCTGGTGCCGGTAGGAGATACTGCAGTGGCATTACCCGGTCAGGATACCCTTTCCCTGCGGGCACTTATGTGGTCGGGTGGACTTTCCCGCGGCCTTATTATCACCGGGGATGCTGATTACCTCATCCCGCAGGAAGTAGGGGGGGTGGTGCTCCGTGATATCACCCTCAGAAGAAAGATAACGTTGCCTGCTCCGGAGAGTAACCGTAACCGTGAGATCGTGATCCTTGATAAAACCACTGGCAACTACCGCTGGTGGGTAAAGGGGGCTTTTGTGCCCCGCGATATGAAAGGTACGCCACCTTATCTGGCTAAAGACAGTCTGACCATCAGCAAAGGAGATAAACTGATTCTCTTTTCGGATGGTAATAAATGGTACGACCTGAATGTATGCGCGGCAGGTGCCAACAAAGCCCCAACTGTTAATGCAGGTAAAGATACCACGTTGCCAGCCGGTTCTACGCAAACCACCATGAATGGCTCTGTGACACCCGGTTCCAGCAACTATTACACTTCTATCTGGACAGTTATATCACAACCATCCGGATCTCCGAAAGTGAATTTTGCCGATAGCTCCAAATTAAACAGCGGTGTATCCAATCTCACCGGCGGCAGTTATGTCTTCGTGATTACCGTCACCGACCAGCTGGGACTGACAGCTAAAGATACTATCAAAGTGCTGGTGCCGATGCCTTCGCAGATGTTCTCCAGCGGCGGCCCTAATGATAACGTATACGACACTACGAACGGCAACAAAACTTGGGTATATCTGCCGGATGGCTACGATCCCAACAGCAACCCGGCTTACCCGCTGATTATCTTCCTGCACGGTGGTGGGGAGTATGGTAACGATATCAGTAAGGTGTTGAATCCTTTTGGAGGGCTGCCCATATACCTGTATAACAAAAGCTTCCCGATGCAATCCGTCGTGATTGCGCCACAGTCACCCACTGCAAACTGGACCAAAGAATCGATAAAGGCTGCTTATGATTATGCGGTGAAGAACTATCATGTGGATGTGGACAGGGTGTATGTGACCGGTCTGTCTTTTGGTGGTGGCGCGGCTTGCCTGGCAGTAGCTTCCTATCCTTCCCTGTTTGCGGCTTATATTCCTATATCGCCTACTGACAATGATCTGCAAAAAAATGGTATCATCGCCAAAAATATAGGTGCTTATTATGTACAGGATTTTATTGATCCTTATGTGCCTTCCACTATCACCTGGGATTGTATCAATACCATCAATAGTGCTAGTCCTAAAGGACTTTATCCGCCACAGATAAAGATGCTCACCATCGGTGACCACGAACCTACTATCTGGAACCAGACAGTTTACGATAAAACGAAGGCCTCTTTTGATTTTGAAAAGGATTTCTTCTTGTTATACAATCGCAAACCGGAGTTAGCAGCGGCCAACTTTGTCACCAGGGCAGAAGAGAAGGAAGACTTCACCGAATACAGCAAAGCGCTGATCCTGGTACAGAAACTTCCGGCTTCAGCTGATAAATCAGCGCTGGAACAACGTTTGCGCGTACTGTTGCAACGACTCACGGAATACTATCGTTATTACGTCATCGATCCGGGTGTGGCTTCCAATACATCGGTACCTAACACCAATAAGATCATCGACAACACACCCGGTACCATCATTAATGGACTGAAGGATATCAAAGGAAGTACTTATCCGCTCAGCTTTAAAGTGGTGAGCGCTAGTGTGTCCGCCAACTTCGACGACGGGCTGGACAACGATTACATGGGCCTCGACCATACTATCTACAGAGACGGTGCTGTGATCGATGCTACCGGCGCCACCTATGCCTTTGGCGGCTTGTCAGATAATTCCGGTTATGATATAAGGATTTATCATGCCAACAGAAACACTGATAAAACAACTTCTTCTGCACTGACTGCAACCGTCAACGGTGCGAATGTGAGCTCCGGTTATGCGGCCTGGAATACTAATGATTATGTTGATGTGACCAATGTGAAATCTACCGGTGGCGTCATCAACCTGACATTAAAATCAAGATCGCTGTCAAACCTGCCTCCAGGCCAGTCAGGCATAGTGGCTATTGTGCTGAAAGAAAAACCGGGACCTCAGCCAGGAAACAGAGCACAGTTTAATTTCAGTAAAACACCGCAGAATGTTCCGGGCTGGACTAGTGCCTACGGTAATTTCACACAGAATGTGCAAGAGTTTACAGACAACCCCACCGGTTGGGTACTTAGCACTGTCAACACCGCCAACTGGGGTACATACTACACGGGATATGGCGCTGATGATAATGGTATGAGCACTGGTGACTTCAGCACCGATTTTCCTGCCGATGTGGTACGTAGCCATGTGATGAATGGTTTCATGAAGTTTGATGGTTCCAACTACGGCCTGGAAATAAAAGGTAGCAACGGCCAGGGTTTACCAGCTGGTAAATACCAGGTGAAACTGATCTCCTCCATAAAATCTACTGTAGACCGGAAAGGACAGGCCTTTGTGAATGTGAAATTCGGCGGTACGAGCAACCAGCTGCAATACGTATATCCGACGGATAATACCAACAACTATGTCACTTTCAACGGGCAGATCAAAGCAGGAGAAACGATCAAGGTCAGCATCAACCGTAATGATAATAACTACTCTGACGTTGCATTTATATCAGGATTGATTATCGAGAAAATTAATTAGTTATGAAGAAGATATTGTTGCTTCATGTACTGATAGCCCTGTTCTTATCCGTTAAAGCGCAGCGGGTACATAAAATCAGCGCAGATAGCGTGTTGCTGACCGGTGATTGCTGCGGTACCGAGTTGATCCTGGAAAACAAAACCAGCAAAATCAACGGCTTTCTGAAAAATAACGGTAAGGGACGTACGTCGTTTACTAAGCTGCAGCTGGTGACGGTGGGCGACAGCGCTATCGCTATACCCGGTCAGGATACCCTGCGCATCAGGGATGTATGGTGGCTGGGAAATATGACCAGAGGGCTGGTCATCGCACCGGATACCAACTACCTCGTACCGGCCAGTATCCATGTAGTGCTGCTGCCCGATATCTCGCAGCCACGGCAGATCACACTGCCCGCACCAGAACAAAACAAAAACCGGGAAATCGTGATCGTCGATAAAACAAGCGGCAGCAACCGCTGGAAAATAAACGGCGCTTTCGTCAACAGAGGTGTGAACGGCACTCCGCCGTATACAGCTGACAACAATCTGACCGTAGGTCAGGGTGATAAGCTGATGCTGGTGAGCGATGGGGTGAAGTGGTACAACACACAGGTCTGTTGCGGAATGTAAAATAGTCATCGACAAAAAAGCTGGCCGGTATAACGGCCAGCTTTTTTATTGCTGCTCATTTTTTCCTGATCCGAATATCGCTTTGCTGATTATTGTATTGAATATCAATATTACATAGTTTAGTTTTTGTTGTTTGCTTGTTATCCATTTTTTCCGTGTTCGAGTAGCCGTGTCCGATGCCTCAAAATATCTTTGTGCCCTGTTTTTAAAAACACACATTGATCTATGAGAGCATTACCTACTGCTTGTCTCTTTTCAGTTTTAATCGGTTCGGTTTTAAATGGATACACACAGGACACTTCGCCACAAGGGAAGAAAACGGTGCCTGGAGACAGCCTCTGGAATATATCCCTGCAGGATGTAACGGTTACTTCCAATGGTTTAAACAATAAGATTAAAAATCTGGCGAGTACAGTCAATATCGTTAACAACCGGCAGATCAAGGAACTGGGTATCCAGTCAGTAGGCGACGCCATCCGCCTGATCCCCGGTGCCAATTATCAGGATGAAGATGGTCGTGGGTTAAAGCCGGGAATAGGATTGCGTGGTCTTGACCCCGGAAGAAACGGGTATGTGGTGGTACTGGTAGATGGAAAAATTCCATTAGGACAAAGCTATGGCCAGCTGGGAGCCTATTATATGTTGCCCATTGCTTCACTGGAACGGATTGAAGTGATCAAAGGTGCTTCGCCGGTATTGTATGGTGCTGGTTCCATCGGTGGTGTCATCAACCTGATTACAAAAAAAGGGCAGGGGAAACCCAATGCAGAAGCCAGTATTGAAGCGGGCAGCTATAACTATTTAAATGCGAATGCATCTGCATATGGGGATAATGGTAAGTTTAACTATTATGTCAACTACAACCGCCGGCAGGGTAATGGCTTCCGTACCAGTAGGGCTGCTTTTAATACCAATGATGTTACCTTTCGGGTAGGTGCCAAACTGGATTCTACCAACGAGCTGGCCGTTTCCGGAAATGTTTATACAGAAGATGCTGAAACACCGGGAGGCCTTTCCGAACAGCAGTATAAAGACAACTACAGGCAAAGTGTCAACCCATTCGATCACTTCTACGCGCAGCGTTATTCCACGGCTATCACCTATAAGAAAACCCTGGATGCTACCAACACACTCTCCCTGTCTGTTTTTGCCAATTATTTTAAACGTAACTGGTGGTATGATACCAAACGGGATAAAAAATCCATCCTGGGAGATCTGAGGGATATCTTCACCGGTGGTGCTGTATTGGAGTATAACCGTACCAATAAGTTGTTTGGATTGGATAATTCATTGATCGTGGGGCTGAAGTACCTCGGAGACCAGACCAATAGCATAAAGGTGATGGGTGATGATCCTCTGCAACATACGGGCAAAACTACTTTCTCTACCACCATTCCTACCAATGTAATGGAAGGGTATATACAGAACGAGATACATTTCTCTGATAAGTTTAGCTTCACCCCGGGTTTACGGTATACCGCTATCAACTACGGGCAGAGCGATTATATGACCGGTCAGAAGCTGTCTACTGAGACCAGTGTTTTCATATATTCCTTCGGGTTATTGTACAAACCGGTAGAAAGATTCAGGGTTTATTCCACTGTTTCCAAAGGGTACAATCCTCCGGTTTTGAATGCCGCTTTAGATCCGGGCACTGTTAAAGATGGCCGCAGCCTGGGAGCTGAAACATCCAACAACTATGAAGTGGGTATCCGTACTACGCCGGTAAACTGGCTGGACCTGAGCCTGAGTGGGTATATACTGGACTTTAACCATAAACTGACGGAAGAAGGCGGCGTTTTCTCTAATGCCGGTAAAGCTATGCACAAGGGTATTGAGTTTGAACTGAATATACAGCCTTTTAAAGGTATGCGCTTATATACTACCGGTGCTTTGCAGCGAGCTACTTTCGAAGAGGGAGCCAATAAGGGAAACCTGTTGCCCTATGCGCCACAGCAATTGCTGACGATAGGAGCCAAATACCAGACGCGTGCCGGTGCAGGTGAGTTGATTGTGAATGCCTGGAATACCTTTACCGGAAAACAGTATAATGATGCGCTGAATACAGAGGAGCCATCTGCAGATGGAGGCAACGGCGCCATTCCTTCCTATAATTTGCTGAACCTCTCTCTGAATTATAACTGGCATAACTGGGGTGTAAGCCTGACTGCCAACAATCTGCTGAATGAGCGGTATTTTACCCACCGTTATGATTTCTGGGGTGGTCTTTTCCCAGGAGCGCCAACTACGGTGAATGTGGGTCTGTCATACCGTATTCACCGGTAAATGGTATCATCCACTGATACATCAACATTTTTCCGGGAGATGATTTTTCCGGAGAAATGTT is part of the Chitinophaga flava genome and encodes:
- a CDS encoding carboxylesterase family protein, producing the protein MKKFFLSIVCLLMGIASYAQHIYQIRADSVRIYNTCDTAELILENHTQDTLGFLFNKWKGRTEFRKLRLVPVGDTAVALPGQDTLSLRALMWSGGLSRGLIITGDADYLIPQEVGGVVLRDITLRRKITLPAPESNRNREIVILDKTTGNYRWWVKGAFVPRDMKGTPPYLAKDSLTISKGDKLILFSDGNKWYDLNVCAAGANKAPTVNAGKDTTLPAGSTQTTMNGSVTPGSSNYYTSIWTVISQPSGSPKVNFADSSKLNSGVSNLTGGSYVFVITVTDQLGLTAKDTIKVLVPMPSQMFSSGGPNDNVYDTTNGNKTWVYLPDGYDPNSNPAYPLIIFLHGGGEYGNDISKVLNPFGGLPIYLYNKSFPMQSVVIAPQSPTANWTKESIKAAYDYAVKNYHVDVDRVYVTGLSFGGGAACLAVASYPSLFAAYIPISPTDNDLQKNGIIAKNIGAYYVQDFIDPYVPSTITWDCINTINSASPKGLYPPQIKMLTIGDHEPTIWNQTVYDKTKASFDFEKDFFLLYNRKPELAAANFVTRAEEKEDFTEYSKALILVQKLPASADKSALEQRLRVLLQRLTEYYRYYVIDPGVASNTSVPNTNKIIDNTPGTIINGLKDIKGSTYPLSFKVVSASVSANFDDGLDNDYMGLDHTIYRDGAVIDATGATYAFGGLSDNSGYDIRIYHANRNTDKTTSSALTATVNGANVSSGYAAWNTNDYVDVTNVKSTGGVINLTLKSRSLSNLPPGQSGIVAIVLKEKPGPQPGNRAQFNFSKTPQNVPGWTSAYGNFTQNVQEFTDNPTGWVLSTVNTANWGTYYTGYGADDNGMSTGDFSTDFPADVVRSHVMNGFMKFDGSNYGLEIKGSNGQGLPAGKYQVKLISSIKSTVDRKGQAFVNVKFGGTSNQLQYVYPTDNTNNYVTFNGQIKAGETIKVSINRNDNNYSDVAFISGLIIEKIN
- a CDS encoding TonB-dependent receptor family protein, with translation MRALPTACLFSVLIGSVLNGYTQDTSPQGKKTVPGDSLWNISLQDVTVTSNGLNNKIKNLASTVNIVNNRQIKELGIQSVGDAIRLIPGANYQDEDGRGLKPGIGLRGLDPGRNGYVVVLVDGKIPLGQSYGQLGAYYMLPIASLERIEVIKGASPVLYGAGSIGGVINLITKKGQGKPNAEASIEAGSYNYLNANASAYGDNGKFNYYVNYNRRQGNGFRTSRAAFNTNDVTFRVGAKLDSTNELAVSGNVYTEDAETPGGLSEQQYKDNYRQSVNPFDHFYAQRYSTAITYKKTLDATNTLSLSVFANYFKRNWWYDTKRDKKSILGDLRDIFTGGAVLEYNRTNKLFGLDNSLIVGLKYLGDQTNSIKVMGDDPLQHTGKTTFSTTIPTNVMEGYIQNEIHFSDKFSFTPGLRYTAINYGQSDYMTGQKLSTETSVFIYSFGLLYKPVERFRVYSTVSKGYNPPVLNAALDPGTVKDGRSLGAETSNNYEVGIRTTPVNWLDLSLSGYILDFNHKLTEEGGVFSNAGKAMHKGIEFELNIQPFKGMRLYTTGALQRATFEEGANKGNLLPYAPQQLLTIGAKYQTRAGAGELIVNAWNTFTGKQYNDALNTEEPSADGGNGAIPSYNLLNLSLNYNWHNWGVSLTANNLLNERYFTHRYDFWGGLFPGAPTTVNVGLSYRIHR